The Humulus lupulus chromosome 4, drHumLupu1.1, whole genome shotgun sequence genome has a window encoding:
- the LOC133830975 gene encoding protein CANDIDATE G-PROTEIN COUPLED RECEPTOR 7-like, producing the protein MTKMPSVCFFFLLLVSAAMAEIKTLTISNDARSMILFEKFGFTHRGHVTISVKKVLVESPSKISIEPSRLGFFLLSEESLLQVLMEMQQDPQFCVLDSHYITHLFNFRDLSPPPLSSFNQSYPVTAPNEYSLFFANCAPGTSVSMDVRTEVFNFDSDNSKDFLSAGLTHLPSLFFVFSFAYLGFLGFWIYILYTNKRSVHRIHFLMGGLLLMKALNLICAAEDKHYVKVTGTPHGWDVLFYIFQFIRVVLLFTVIILIGTGWSFLKPFLQEKEKKVLMIVIPLQVLANVASVVIGETGPFIKDWVTWNQVFLFVDIICCCAIIFPIVWSIRSLRETSKTDGKAARNLAKLTLFRQFYIVVIGYLYFTRIVVFALKTIAAYKYQWVSNAAEEIASLAFYIVMFYMFRPVEKNEYFVLDEEDEEAAELALRDEEFEL; encoded by the coding sequence ATGACGAAAATGCCCTCCGTCtgcttcttcttccttctcctcGTCTCCGCCGCTATGGCGGAGATCAAAACCCTAACCATATCCAACGACGCTAGGTCCATGATCCTTTTCGAAAAGTTCGGCTTCACCCACAGAGGTCACGTCACCATCTCCGTCAAGAAGGTTCTGGTTGAATCTCCCTCCAAGATCAGCATCGAGCCCTCTCGCCTCGGCTTCTTCCTTCTCTCCGAGGAGTCGCTGCTTCAGGTTCTCATGGAGATGCAGCAAGATCCGCAGTTCTGCGTCCTTGACTCTCACTACATCACCCACCTCTTTAATTTCCGAGACCTTTCGCCGCCGCCTCTTTCCTCCTTCAACCAATCATATCCGGTCACCGCCCCCAACGAGTACAGTCTATTCTTCGCCAATTGCGCCCCTGGAACCTCCGTCTCCATGGACGTTCGTACCGAGGTCTTCAACTTCGACAGCGATAACTCCAAGGATTTCCTCTCCGCTGGCCTCACCCACCTCCCGTCTCTCTTCTTCGTCTTCTCATTTGCTTATTTAGGCTTCCTAGGGTTTTGGATCTACATCCTCTACACTAACAAGCGCTCCGTGCATCGGATCCATTTCTTGATGGGTGGTTTGCTATTGATGAAGGCTCTCAATCTCATCTGTGCGGCTGAGGATAAACATTACGTTAAGGTCACAGGTACCCCACATGGGTGGGATGTGTTGTTCTATATCTTTCAGTTCATTCGTGTCGTTTTGCTCTTTACTGTGATCATTTTGATCGGAACTGGGTGGTCGTTTTTGAAACCCTTCTTgcaagagaaggagaagaaggtgtTGATGATTGTGATCCCGCTTCAGGTTCTGGCTAATGTGGCCTCGGTTGTGATCGGTGAGACCGGACCTTTTATCAAGGATTGGGTTACTTGGAACCAGGTATTCTTGTTCGTTGACATCATTTGCTGCTGTGCTATCATTTTCCCAATTGTATGGTCGATTCGGTCCTTGAGAGAGACGTCGAAAACCGACGGGAAAGCGGCCCGAAACTTGGCCAAGCTGACCCTTTTCAGGCAATTTTACATTGTTGTAATTGGGTACTTGTACTTCACACGGATCGTGGTTTTCGCTCTTAAGACCATTGCGGCTTATAAGTACCAGTGGGTGAGCAATGCGGCTGAGGAGATTGCAAGCTTAGCCTTTTATATAGTGATGTTCTATATGTTCAGGCCGGTGGAGAAAAATGAGTACTTTGTTCTTGATGAGGAGGATGAAGAGGCTGCAGAGCTGGCTCTCAGGGATGAAGAGTTCGAGCTTTGA